In Kwoniella dendrophila CBS 6074 chromosome 7, complete sequence, the following proteins share a genomic window:
- a CDS encoding 6-phosphogluconolactonase: MPQSSAPPVLYSYKDVPALQSSLANFILKAQTDAIQHRGVFTIALSGGSLPNNLKPLVDEKEIQWDKWQVFFADERIVPLDHPESNYNGCAKAFLDLVPIKKEQIHTLNIELFREQTRIDPTAEIKDEEKDDAENEAIEIADDYEKQLVNTFAGANAARYPTFDLILLGMGPDGHTCSLFPGHELLSENDRWIAEIQDSPKPPSRRITFTYQVLNHAFRCAFVAAGEGKQDMLARILDQPEEGLPCSRVRPASPGLVFWFVDDAAAGKVKYPKTVYKWIEKSTDDDLITTERKRMKEEMDAAVEAADHQ, translated from the exons ATGCCACAATCATCCGCACCACCTgtattatattcatataaAGATGTACCAGCATTACAATCATCTTTAGCCAATTTCATATTAAAAGCACAAACAGATGCAATTCAACATAGAGGTGTATTCACAATTGCATTATCTGGTGGATCATTACCAAATAATTTAAAACCTTTggttgatgaaaaagaaattcaatgGGATAAATGGCAAGTTTTTTTCGCTGATGAAAGAATAGTACCTTTAGATCATCCTGAATCAAATTATAATGGATGTGCAAAAGCTTTTTTAGATTTAGTTCCAATcaaaaaagaacaaattcaTACTTTAAATATAGAATTATTTAGAGAACAAACTAGAATTGATCCTACAGCAGAaataaaagatgaagaaaaagatgatgcaGAAAATGAAGCAATTGAAATTGCTGATGATTATGAAAAACAATTAGTTAATACTTTTGCAGGTGCAAATGCAGCAAGATATCCTacatttgatttaattttattaGGTATGGGTCCAGATGGTCATACTTGTTCTTTATTCCCCGGACATGAATTATTATCGGAAAATGATAGATGGATTGCTGAAATTCAAGATTCTCCAAAACCACCAAGTAGAAGAATTACTTTTAC ATACCAAGTCCTTAACCACGCTTTCAGATGTGCTTTTGTTgctgcaggtgaaggtaaacaAGACATGTTAGCTAGAATTTTGgatcaacctgaagaaggattaCCTTGTTCTAGAGTTAGACCTGCTTC CCCCGGTTTAGTATTCTGGTTCGTTGATGATGCAGCAGCAGGAAAAGTTAAATATCCAAAAACCGTTTATAAATGgattgaaaaatcaactgatgatgatttaattACAactgaaagaaaaagaatgaaagaagaaatggatgctgctgttgaagctgctgatcatcaataa
- a CDS encoding ribosomal protein S6, protein MPLYELFCIAVHNPASSVNLRSVINSLSNQIHTTGGVVRDMKNLGINLTLPQRMRRMRQYHTRGDHFLMTFDTSPIVLKRLDETLRRDPSIIRWTLLKKATKVKDLNKQLNPSVDYASIDIRK, encoded by the exons ATGCCTCTTTACGAATTGTTCTGCATAGCGGTACATAATCCTGCTTCTTCg GTAAACTTACGATCAGTCATAAATTCATTATCGAATCAAATACATACAACAGGTGGTGTAGTCAGAGATATGaaaaatttaggtataaatttAACTTTACCGCAAAGGATGAGAAGAATGAGACAGTATCATACCAGAGgaga CCATTTTTTAATGACATTTGACACTTCACCAATTGTACTAAAAAGGTTAGATGAGACATTACGTAGAGATCCATCAATTATAAGATGGACGTTATTGAAGAAAGCCACAAAAGT AAAAGATCTCAATAAACAATTAAATCCTTCAGTTGATTACGCTTCAATTGATATCAGGAAATAG
- a CDS encoding TIGR01456 family HAD hydrolase produces the protein MLRSAWSVRRLVSTTVAGKRALHAKTTPFPDKLAFAFDIDGVLKQGHHNVLPQAKRVLRFLSGAEGRLPKPIPFLLITNGGGIPDEERRAALSRELGVELTENQLVQSHTPIKEYVDKYKDKPVLVVGGKGENCRRVAESYGLKHPYIPQDIIAWKPDIWDRTELTEEEKSFVRPADFSQIPFSAALVFDDTRDWGRDITLILDLLSSDKGVFGTRREGHNRADLSGDVELVMSNADVEWRSSWPIPRLGTGAFRLCLEATYKSTTGLELPYKQFGKPFKATYEFSELMLRRYLKQVGRNSNKELNVYMVGDNPLSDIDGANRFGWNSILVRTGVFHDKHGEKPSHKPTVICDDVEKGVEWAIQEELRKGNL, from the exons ATGCTGAGGTCAGCTTGGAGTGTACGTAGATTGGTATCTACCACCGTAGCTGGTAAAAGAGCCTTACATG CTAAAACAACACCTTTTCCCGATAAATTGGCATTCGCGTTTGACATC GACGGTGTACTAAAACAAGGTCATCATAATGTATTACCGCAAGCTAAAAGAGTGTTGAGATTTCTTTCAGGAGCTGAAGGTAGATTACCCAA ACCCATACCATTCTTACTGATAACCAATGGAGGTGGTATACCAGACGAAGAGAGAAGAGCGGCATTATCTAGAGAACTAGGGGTAGAG TTGACAGAGAACCAACTAGTTCAAAGTCATACACCTATAAAAGAATATGTAGATAAATACAAGGATAAACCAGTTTTAGTAGTTGgcggtaaaggtgaaaattgTAGGAGGGTTGCTGAATC ATATGGATTGAAACATCCTTATATACCTCAAGATATAATAGCTTGGAAACCTGATATATGGGATAGAACAGAATTGACTGAGGAGGAAAAAAGCTTTGTCaga CCAGCAGATTTCTCTCAGATACCCTTTTCAGCAGCATtagtatttgatgatacgCGGGACTGGGGAAGAGATATAACATTAATATTAGATTTATTGTCTTCAGATAAAGGTGTTTTTGGTACGAGAAGAGAAGGTCATAATAGGGCTGATCTGAGTGGTGATGTTGAATTGGTTATGAGTAATGCAGATGTTGAATGGAGATC TTCATGGCCAATACCGAGATTAGGTACAGGTGCATTTAGATTATGTCTTGAAGCTACATATAAA TCCACAACAGGATTAGAACTACCTTATAAACAATTTGGAAAACCATTTAAAGCGACATATGAATTTTCTGAATTAATGTTAAGAAGATATTTAAAACAAGTTGGTAGAAATTCAAATAAGGAATTAAATGTTTATATGGTAGGAGATAATCCATTATCTGATATTGACGGTGCGAATAGATTTGGTTGGAATTCAATTTTAGTTAGAACAGGTGTATTTCATGATAAACATGGTGAAAAACCAAGTCATAAACCAACTGTTAtttgtgatgatgttgaaaaaggtgtagaatGGGCTATCcaagaagaattgagaaaagGTAATCTATAG
- a CDS encoding cytoplasmic tRNA 2-thiolation protein 1, which yields MPPTPCSLCHTARALVKRPKTGQQVCKDCFFEVFETEVHNTIVEGKGIFERGEKVAIGASGGKDSTVLAHVLSVLNKRYDYGLDLFLLSIDEGITGYRDDSLETVKQNQVEYGLPLKILSYNELYGWTMDKIVEQVGRRNNCTFCGVFRRQALDRGAAQLGVDHIVTGHNADDIAETVLMNIMRGDIARLGRCTAVTTQSEDTIKRSKPFKYAYEKEIVMYAYFKKLTYFSTECIYSPDAYRGHARVFLKDLEAIRPSAIVDIIHSGESFQLEQSVQKGMKAMQTCLRCGYISSNDLCKACALLEGLEAGLDRSALRQTQDNSSAAPTGHRTIAMFDRYKNVGQSQPTEGIEKAVQAIEIR from the exons ATGCCTCCAACACCATGCTCATTATGTCATACAGCAAGAGCATTAGTCAAAAGACCTAAAACAGGTCAACAAGTTTGCAAAGATTGTTTTTTTGAGGTATTTGAAACTGAAGTTCACAATACTATAGTTGAAGGAAAAGGGATttttgaaagaggtgaaaaaGTCGCTATCGGTGCTTCAGGTGGAAAAG ATTCAACTGTATTGGCTCATGTCTTATCTGTTTTGAATAAACGATACGATTATGGCTTAGACTTATTTTTACTTTCCattgatgaaggtatcaCAGGATATAGAGATGATTCATTGGAG ACCGTtaaacaaaatcaagtcGAGTATGGATTACCATTAAAAATCCTTTCGTATAACGAATTATATGGCTGGACTATGGACAAGATTGTTGAACAAGTCGGAAGACGTAATAATT GTACCTTCTGTGGAGTATTCAGAAGACAAGCATTAGATAGAGGAGCAGCTCAATTAGGAGTAGACCACATTGTAACCGGTcataatgctgatgatattGCCGAGACCGTACTCATGAATA TCATGAGAGGTGATATCGCACGTTTAGGTAGATGTACAGCTGTAACAACCCAATCTGAAGATACAATCAAAAGAAGTAAACCTTTCAAATACGCTTACGAAAAGGAGATTGTCAT GTATGCCTACTTCAAAAAGCTTACCTATTTTTCAACTGAATGTATCTATTCTCCAGACG CTTACCGTGGTCACGCTCGAGTCTTCCTAAAAGATCTTGAGGCTATAAGACCAAGTGCTATTGTCGATATCATTCATTCAGGAGAGTCTTTCCAGCTCGAACAGAGTGTACAGAAAGGAATGAAGGCTATGC AGACATGTTTGAGATGTGGATATATCTCATCAAACGATCTTTGC AAAGCATGCGCGTTGTTAGAAGGTCTAGAAGCGGGATTAGATCGTTCTGCAttg CGTCAAACACAAGACAATTCGTCCGCAGCACCAACAGGTCATCGAACTATTGCAATGTTCGATAGATACAAGAATGTTGGTCAATCGCAACCTACCGAAGGCATCGAGAAAGCTGTTCAAGCTATTGAGATTAGATAG